CCGCCAGAACAGAGAGGTGCGGATTGCCATCCAGAACGGCACGCTCCACGAAGGATTGGCAACGCAAACATCCCAAAAGCTCCGGGCATTATCCTACACCATAACCGAGGTGGCAAACGCGTCCAAGCGGGATTTTGAACGGACGGTCATCTACCGGCTTTCGGACAAAACCACGGAAGAGGACGTCCAATTCATCCGGCAAACCCTTAACGCGAACGTTGCCCCCCTTCTGCCGGAGTTCGCGCAAGAAATTGACGCTGATGTCCTGATTATTGTGGGCGGGGACTCGTCAACCTAATGCCTATGGAACTCCCGCGTGTGGTCATTGTGGGGCGCAGCAATGTTGGCAAGTCAACGCTGTTCAACGCGGTTGCGGGCGCACAGCGCGCGTTGGTGCTGCCCGAGGCCGGCACCACCCGCGACGTGCTTGAAACCCGGGTGCATTGGCGCGGCAGGGCGTTTACGCTCGTTGATACGGGCGGGCTTGACCCAGGCAAGCGCGATACGTACCGCGAGGCAATCATCGCGCATTCCCTGGCCGCCCAAAAGCAGGCTGCTATGATTCTCTTTTTGGTTGACGTAGCCGTGGGGCCCATGGATGAGGAAGCGCGCATCGCCAAATGCCTGCGGACGCTCGGAGTTCCGGTTCTGCTTGCCATCAACAAGTGCGACAACGCCCAGCGCCGCAGGCACGCGGCAGCGTTCGCCCGATTCAATCTTCCCAGCTTCCAAATTTCAGCTTCAAACGGATCCGGCATCGGGGACTTGCTTGATGCAGTCGTTGAAAAACTTCCGGAATCACCGGAATCAGGTGATGCGGCCGCACCGAGCGATGTAACGCTCGCGCTCATTGGCAAGCCCAATGTGGGCAAGTCAAGCCTCCTCAACAGCATTGCAGGCTTTGAGCGCATGATTGTTTCCGAAATCCCGCACACCACGCGCGATTCGCAGGATGTGGCAATTGCGTACGGCGGCAAAACCTACACAGTCATTGACACTGCGGGCATCCGCCGCAAAACAGGCGAAGGCGATGCGGTTGAGCGCCTCTCCATCAACAAATCCATGTCAGCCATCCAGCGCTCGGACGTGGCCGCTTTGGTGGTTGATATTTCGGAAAAATTGACGTCCCAGGACCACCGGTTGGCGCGCGAGATTGAGGACGCCCACTGCGGCCTCTTCATTGTGGCGAACAAGTGGGACCAAATTCCGGAAAAAGACAGCGCCACCATAGCGCGCTACACCGAGTACCTCGCAAGCGAGCTGCCTAACCTCTCGTGGGTGCCGATTATCTTTACTTCTGCGGTTGACGGCAAGCGCACCAAAGAAATGCTCTCCCTTGCGGCCGACATCAAGGAAAATCTTGACCGGAGCATCACGGACAATGCCTTGTCAAAATTTTTGAAGATGATTGTTGCCAAACGCAAGCCGACCATAGGAAAAGGGACCAGGCGCCCGCGCCTGCTTTCGCTGAAGCAGGTTTCCCACAATCCCCCGTCGTTTGTATTGGAGATTCCGACCAAGACTGACCTGGCGCAGTCGTACCAAAAGTATTTGACGAACAGCTTGCGCGAAAAATTTGACTTTGAAGGCGTTCCCATTAAACTGACAGTGCAAACTGTCATCCCGACCGAGCCGAAGGCGAGTGGAGGGATCTCGCCGAAATTACGCAGGGATGAGCGCCCGCGCAAAAAGCGCATGACCCACAGGCCCCACCACTACTAAATGTCATTGCGAGGAGGCGTACTCGCCGACGAAGCAATCTTATCGTCGCAATTATGAAACTCATCATCGGCCTGGGCAACCCAGGAAAACAGTACGAAAAAACCCGCCACAATTCGGGATGTATGGCTGTTGATGTTTTAGCGGGCAAAAATAAGTGGAAGATGGCTGATAAATTCAGCGCGGAAATCGCTGAAGTGAAAATCGGCAAAGCCAAAATCCTGCTCGCCAAGCCCCAAACATTCATGAACAACTCCGGCCAGGCAGCCGGCAAGCTTGCGCGGTTCTACAAAATAAAAAAAGAAGACATCCTCGTCATCTATGACGATATTGACCTCGTGGCCGGCGTACTTCGCCTAAGGCCGAGCGGTTCAAGCGGCGGGCACCAAGGCATGCAGTCAGTGCTCTCGTCACTGAAAACTGACAGTATAGCGCGCCTCAAAATCGGCATCGCGGAAAAATTCGGGGGCAAGCAAAAAGTCTCATCCGAAAACTACGTGCTCAAGCCACCAAGCAAAACTGCAGAAGCAGTCATCAAAAAATCTCTTGCGCTCGTGCCGGAGATGGTTGAGAGTTGGATTGGCGGCGCCATGAACACCACGGTCAGCCTATAAAAAAATTCTTCCCACGAGCCTGCTTGTAGCGAAGGGTTCGGACCAAAAGGACCGAATCCTTACTTGAATGTCCGCGGCAGGTTAGGAGGGGTTCCCGCCGCAAACGGACTACAAGCAGACTAGTGGGAAGAACGGATGAGAACCTTAACATGCCGCACTTCCCTTGTCAAGGCTCTGCAAATGCGCTACCATACACTTGTGAATCGCACAGGGCTGCGCGTAAACGGTAATCCACATTCAAGCCCTCTCATCTATGGAGCAGGACGCAGAGCCCCGGCTAGCGCCGGGGGATGTTAGCGGTATTGCGGAAAAACTCAAAAGCAAGCTACTCGTGGTCATAAAAACGCCCACGAACCCGGTTTCACAGAGCTTTGTGCTTGCGCACATCATCAAAGAGAGCGATGTTCCCGAGTCGCCGGTGTTGGTCGTGGCGCGCGATTCGTTCGCCCAGCTGAACCTGGTGCAGAATCTCCGGCTGTGGCTTGCGCGGTACAAAACAAAGGTGGCCATACACACGGACACACTGTCTGCGGCCCTGTCTGACGTGCTCGCAAACCGGGCATGCCTCCTGGTGCTCACCACGGAGCACCTCAATACCCTGCTCCCCTCTGCTTCCGATTTTAAGAAGCGCTGCATCACGCTCTCGGCCGGGCAGACCTTGAAGCGCGAAGCGCTGCTCAAACAGCTCATTGAAGCGGGCTACACCAAGGAGCGCGCCGCAGCAAGCCACGGCCTTGTTGCTTCGCGCGGGAGCATTGTTGACATATACCCTCCGGACCAGAACCAGCCTGTGCGCATTGATTTTGACGACGAAACCATAGAATCCATTACCGCGGGTACACCGGTGAAATCAATCCGCATTATCCCCTATTCGCTCTCCCACCGGGAGGCGCGCGCAACCTTATTTGACTATAATCCCGGCCTCAAGCAAATCCTGTTTGACGCATTCCCCGCCAATCCGGACGCAACGTTTTCCTTCGCCAACCGCGACATACAGGAACTGTCAGCCGAAATTCTCCCCGCGGAAGAAGCCAAAAAACCAAAGCCTGCGTTCCTGAAAAAACTGCAGGTGGATGATTTTGTGGTGCACCTGGACCACGGCATTGCCAAGTTTTCCGGCATGGTCCAGCACAACATGGATGGCATCATGCGCGAGTACTTCAAGCTCTCGTATGCCGAGGGCGACACCCTGTTTCTGCCGGTGACTGCCGCGGAAAAAATGGAAAAGTACATCGGCGACCAGAACCCCGGCCTCACGAGGCTCTCGGGCTCCGGGTGGAGCAAAGTCCTGCAGAAAGCGAGCCTGGAGACCTTGGCGCACGCGCGCGAGCTTTTGAACACGCAGGCCAAGCGCCAGCTCTCGGCCGCGCCGAGCATTCCCAACGCCGTCAAAGTGCAAAAGGAACTTGCCGAGAGCTTCCCGTACAAAGAAACCGAAGACCAAAAAGCAGTCATCAAAGCCATCTACCAGGACCTCTCCCAGGAAACTCCCATGGACCGCCTTGTCTGCGGGGACGTGGGATTCGGCAAAACCGAGGTGGCGATCCGGGCCGCGGCAAAGGCCGCGCTGTCCGGTTTCCAGGTTGCCGTGCTCTCGCCGACCACCATTTTGACGCAGCAGCACGTGGATACGTTCACCGAACGGCTCAAAGGCTTTCCCATAACCCTGGCCGGGCTCTCGCGGTTTGAGACGGCGCGGGAACAGGCCCGGACCCTTGAGGGAATTGCCAAGGGAATTATTGACATTGTGATCGGCACGCACCGCATGCTCTCCAGCGACGTGGTGTTCCATAATCTCGGGCTCATCATCATTGATGAAGAACAGCGGTTCGGCGTTTCGCACAAGGAACAGCTGAAGAAGCTCCGCAGCCAGGCGCACGTGCTGACCCTGACCGCGACCCCCATTCCCCGCACCCTGCACCTGGGGCTCTCGGGCATACGCGCGGTCTCGGTCATCACCACTCCTCCGGAAGGCAGAAAGCCCATTGAAACTATTATTGAACCGCACAACCAAAAGCACGTGCAAGCCGCCATAGAGGCTGAACTTAAACGCAAGGGACAGGTGTACTACCTCTACAACAACGTGGAAACCATGCAAGTCAAGCTGCAGGAGCTCCAATCACTCATGCCCAAAGTCAAATTCGGCATGCTGCACGGACAGCTGCCCGAGGAAGCCATTGCCAAAGTCATGCACCAATTTGACGCGCGTGAGATTGACGTGCTCGTGTGCTCCACGATCATTGAGAACGGGCTTGACCTGCCGAACGTAAACACTCTGATTGTTGATAATGCAGTGCTGTTCGGGCTCTCCCAGCTGCACCAAATCCGCGGCAGGATCGGACGCGGCAACCGCCAGGCATACGCATACTTTTTCTTTAAGCGGCAAAAATTGACGGGCGAGGCGGAAAAGAGGCTGCAAGCCCTGGAAGAGGCGCGCGCTTTAGGCAGTGGATTTGACCTGGCCCAGCGGGACATGGAAATCCGCGGAGTCGGGAATGTGCTCGGAAAAGCCCAGCACGGGCACGTCAAATCAATAGGGCTTGGGCTTTACGTGCGCTTGCTTGCGAGCGCAGTGGAAGAAATCAAATCCGGCAAGCCCCAGGAAACGCTCTCCGACATCTCGGTTGATCTGCCTGTTGAAGCGCGCATCCCGCAGTTCTTTGAGCCAAACCGCGAAAAGCGCATTGAGCTCTACCACGAGTGGGCGCTGATTGATTCCCTTGATGAATTGGCAAAAACGCGCGATGAACTGCAAAAGCAAGGCGCCCTGCCCCAGGCGCTCTCTGATTTGTTTTATATTTTGAAATTAAAGCTCCTCGGCCGGGCTGCAGGCATCCGCGCCATTGATACGGCAGTTGCCAACCCCTCCTCATCCGAACAGATTTTTATACTCAAAACCGAAAAACCCATTCAACCAAAGCGCTTCGCGGCTATGCTGGGCGCGTCTCCGCACTGGCTGTACAGCGAGGAAGAGCTGCGCGCCAAAAAGGCTGATCTGGGAAGCGACTGGAAGGAAAAGCTGGAAAAGAGCATTGCCAGCTTGACAGAAAACTAGAATACTAGTACCCTATTAATAGGGAGGATTTTTTGCAGTTCATTTCACAATCTCCGGAAAGGAGGTAGCAAAGGAGAGTTGCAACGCACCACGCGGGTACCCCTTCACCTACGGAGGACAAGATGCGGTTCCGTATCCGCAGCCCCGTCGTTCGCGTCGCCATGTTCGCGGCTCTGGCACTCGTGGTCACCGCGAGCTTCATGGCAACGCCGACCGACGCCCTGGCTCCGGCCACAACGGGCACGGACCAGATCATCACCACGGCGCCGATGACGCACGACCCGCCGGGCAGCGAGCTGGTGACCCTGGCAACGACGGCCAACCTCGCCGCTATCGAGATGGCTGTCGTCAAGACGCACTCCGAAGGCACCATCGCCGGCGCCGAAGCCACGGGCGCCATCATCGTCCGGCAGACGACGTCCACGGCCAGCCGGACCGAGACCGCCTACGGTGACAACACCATGACCGCCTGGAGGTCGGTCGTCGCTCGCGCCGAGAATGTCGACGCCGTCGACAACTACCCCAACCCCTTCAACTGACAACGTCGGGGCTGGGGTAGCGCAGTAGCGTCCGAGACAAGTAGTACACTGATCTCGGCGCACGATGCACCACGATCGGGCCACGGGTATCCGCAAGGAACCTGTGGCCCTCTTTTTTTTGCAAAAAGAAAAGGGGCGTCCACAGCATCGCAGACGCCCCTCGTGATATACTACA
This sequence is a window from Parcubacteria group bacterium. Protein-coding genes within it:
- the der gene encoding ribosome biogenesis GTPase Der, whose protein sequence is MELPRVVIVGRSNVGKSTLFNAVAGAQRALVLPEAGTTRDVLETRVHWRGRAFTLVDTGGLDPGKRDTYREAIIAHSLAAQKQAAMILFLVDVAVGPMDEEARIAKCLRTLGVPVLLAINKCDNAQRRRHAAAFARFNLPSFQISASNGSGIGDLLDAVVEKLPESPESGDAAAPSDVTLALIGKPNVGKSSLLNSIAGFERMIVSEIPHTTRDSQDVAIAYGGKTYTVIDTAGIRRKTGEGDAVERLSINKSMSAIQRSDVAALVVDISEKLTSQDHRLAREIEDAHCGLFIVANKWDQIPEKDSATIARYTEYLASELPNLSWVPIIFTSAVDGKRTKEMLSLAADIKENLDRSITDNALSKFLKMIVAKRKPTIGKGTRRPRLLSLKQVSHNPPSFVLEIPTKTDLAQSYQKYLTNSLREKFDFEGVPIKLTVQTVIPTEPKASGGISPKLRRDERPRKKRMTHRPHHY
- a CDS encoding aminoacyl-tRNA hydrolase, encoding MKLIIGLGNPGKQYEKTRHNSGCMAVDVLAGKNKWKMADKFSAEIAEVKIGKAKILLAKPQTFMNNSGQAAGKLARFYKIKKEDILVIYDDIDLVAGVLRLRPSGSSGGHQGMQSVLSSLKTDSIARLKIGIAEKFGGKQKVSSENYVLKPPSKTAEAVIKKSLALVPEMVESWIGGAMNTTVSL
- a CDS encoding DEAD/DEAH box helicase is translated as MEQDAEPRLAPGDVSGIAEKLKSKLLVVIKTPTNPVSQSFVLAHIIKESDVPESPVLVVARDSFAQLNLVQNLRLWLARYKTKVAIHTDTLSAALSDVLANRACLLVLTTEHLNTLLPSASDFKKRCITLSAGQTLKREALLKQLIEAGYTKERAAASHGLVASRGSIVDIYPPDQNQPVRIDFDDETIESITAGTPVKSIRIIPYSLSHREARATLFDYNPGLKQILFDAFPANPDATFSFANRDIQELSAEILPAEEAKKPKPAFLKKLQVDDFVVHLDHGIAKFSGMVQHNMDGIMREYFKLSYAEGDTLFLPVTAAEKMEKYIGDQNPGLTRLSGSGWSKVLQKASLETLAHARELLNTQAKRQLSAAPSIPNAVKVQKELAESFPYKETEDQKAVIKAIYQDLSQETPMDRLVCGDVGFGKTEVAIRAAAKAALSGFQVAVLSPTTILTQQHVDTFTERLKGFPITLAGLSRFETAREQARTLEGIAKGIIDIVIGTHRMLSSDVVFHNLGLIIIDEEQRFGVSHKEQLKKLRSQAHVLTLTATPIPRTLHLGLSGIRAVSVITTPPEGRKPIETIIEPHNQKHVQAAIEAELKRKGQVYYLYNNVETMQVKLQELQSLMPKVKFGMLHGQLPEEAIAKVMHQFDAREIDVLVCSTIIENGLDLPNVNTLIVDNAVLFGLSQLHQIRGRIGRGNRQAYAYFFFKRQKLTGEAEKRLQALEEARALGSGFDLAQRDMEIRGVGNVLGKAQHGHVKSIGLGLYVRLLASAVEEIKSGKPQETLSDISVDLPVEARIPQFFEPNREKRIELYHEWALIDSLDELAKTRDELQKQGALPQALSDLFYILKLKLLGRAAGIRAIDTAVANPSSSEQIFILKTEKPIQPKRFAAMLGASPHWLYSEEELRAKKADLGSDWKEKLEKSIASLTEN